A genome region from Anopheles stephensi strain Indian chromosome 2, UCI_ANSTEP_V1.0, whole genome shotgun sequence includes the following:
- the LOC118508563 gene encoding sodium/potassium/calcium exchanger 4-like, with the protein MVQLWNDSQRTDATAYLLVLLSCVPNIAAIFVPRLHSSPGNDSGTALFRETVVAARSSIEFQPFNTSDSSVPGNESQNGSSSPTICIVTSSLDDLPPDLFSEEQRLQGAIVLHFVAAIYFFMLLAYVCSEYFLPSVECLCEDLKLSQDVAAATFMATATSMPEFFTNTISTLAVDSDIGLGTIMGSMLFNTLGVAALVGLLTKMHVQLDWWPLTRDSIIVSISTTLLVVCVWDGRVEWYEAMLFSITYLLYFVVMFKNESLKRIAVHYIQNRWNLCGRLDPEPEDGTVDHKVRRKYSIAVLGHAINGMIVGINDETTKKDPASTETTTTSTAVEPSDTHPRSGSTSESLKSVKWNELTHLPEASCAGWRTILWFFTWPYRLVVFLTVPDPLRFRKLYPLTFLCCIGWIGLSAYIVFWMISVIGNTFGIPDTVMGMTFLAFGGCMPEAASAVTLIRRGNGAMGVSNSLGANTLAILFSLGLPWFIRTMIDGGPSTGAYIAIQSYGIQYSVLALFGAILTLYVVLYVAKYTLRKLVGLALGIGYLVIVTFMILVELDLFFPANNRC; encoded by the exons ATGGTGCAATTGTGGAACGACAGTCAACGGACTGATGCTACTGCATATCTGCTGGTGTTACTCTCATGTGTTCCAAACATAGCAGCCATTTTCG TTCCAAGACTACACTCCAGTCCCGGCAATGACAGCGGTACGGCACTGTTCAGAGAGACGGTTGTGGCCGCGAGGTCGTCCATAGAGTTCCAACCGTTCAACACATCAGACTCCTCCGTACCGGGCAACGAATCTCAGAACGGCTCGAGTTCTCCCACAATATGCATCGTTACGAGCAGTTTGGACGATTTGCCACCCGATCTGTTCAGCGAGGAGCAGCGACTCCAGGGCGCAATTGTGCTCCATTTTGTGGCTGCCATATATTTCTTCATGTTGCTGGCGTACGTCTGCAGCGAGTACTTCCTACCATCGGtcgagtgtttgtgtgaggaTTTGAAGCTGTCGCAGGACGTTGCCGCTGCAACCTTCATGGCGACGGCTACCTCGATGCCAGAATTTTTCACCAACACCATAAGCACGCTGGCGGTTGACTCGGACATCGGGCTCGGTACGATTATGGGCTCGATGCTGTTTAACACGCTCGGTGTGGCGGCTCTCGTGGGTTTACTGACAAAGATG CACGTCCAGCTAGATTGGTGGCCACTGACGCGCGATTCCATCATTGTCTCCATCTCCACCacgctgctggtggtgtgcgTATGGGACGGCCGCGTGGAATGGTATGAAGCGATGCTATTCAGCATCACCTACCTGCTGTACTTTGTGGTGATGTTCAAAAACGAATCATTGAAAAGGATAGCCGTGCACTATATACAGAACCGCTGGAATCTTTGCGGGCGATTGGACCCAGAACCGGAGGATGGTACGGTAGATCACAAGGTGCGCAGGAAGTATTCGATCGCCGTTTTAGGGCACGCCATCAACGGTATGATCGTGGGAATAAATGATGAGACCACCAAAAAGGATCCAGCCAGCACTGAAACAACAACCACGAGTACGGCGGTAGAACCATCAGACACTCATCCCCGATCCGGGAGTACCTCGGAATCGTTGAAGAGCGTCAAGTGGAACGAACTGACACATCTGCCGGAAGCGTCGTGTGCTGGCTGGAGGACGATTCTGTGGTTCTTTACCTGGCCGTATCGGTTGGTTGTGTTTCTGACCGTTCCCGACCCACTCCGTTTCCGTAAGCTGTACCCGCTGACGTTTCTCTGCTGCATCGGGTGGATCGGGCTGAGTGCTTACATCGTGTTCTGGATGATCTCGGTAATTGGTAATACGTTCGGCATACCGGACACGGTAATGGGCATGACGTTCCTGGCGTTTGGTGGCTGCATGCCGGAAGCTGCATCAGCTGTAACACTTATTCGAAGAG GCAATGGTGCAATGGGCGTCTCGAACTCACTGGGAGCTAATACGCTTGCCATACTGTTTTCGCTCGGTTTGCCCTGGTTCATCAGGACAATGATAGATGGTGGCCCGTCAACCGGTGCTTACATCGCGATCCAGTCGTACGGTATCCAGTATTCGGTGCTCGCCCTGTTTGGTGCCATCCTGACGCTCTACGTTGTACTATACGTTGCCAAATATACACTACGGAAGCTGGTCGGACTTGCACTGGGCATAGGATATCTGGTGATCGTAACGTTCATGATCCTTGTCGAGCTCGATCTCTTCTTCCctgctaacaaccgatgctgA
- the LOC118505313 gene encoding uncharacterized protein LOC118505313, with protein sequence MAEVCTSDHPEECVIELECTENSQPFETHTVTIVAGGEKLIGRNHKKKHTASKEEINILFDNRILSQAHATLLFKEGKLYLKDLCSANGTYLNGNYIGPNNQDQHEPVARQLKTGDVLGFGKLRVTRVNSDVIKPIEAKLTIKSPQMPSEENDHLENNEMYRTNYTPFEGKELDQAKMLVSELMKPASPTAIDKVVKRSGKIKSMKALEQETQSEPVKLHSTSTQTLQEAERDAGEKESKSECECCDSVSEEFYRYRKRALMAIVICLLIITIYQQYLSF encoded by the exons GTGTGTACTTCAGACCACCCGGAAGAATGTGTAATCGAGCTGGAGTGTACGGAAAACTCTCAACCATTCGAG ACCCATACTGTGACAATCGTTGCCGGTGGGGAGAAACTTATTGGCCGAAatcacaaaaagaaacacaccgCAAGCAAGGAGGAAATTAACATACTCTTCGATAATCGTATCCTATCGCAGGCTCACGCTACATTACTCTTCAAGGAGGGAAAGCTATACCTCAAG GATCTCTGTAGTGCAAATGGAACCTACCTAAATGGCAACTATATCGGTCCAAACAACCAGGATCAGCATGAACCCGTTGCAAGACAGTTGAAAACAGGGGATGTCCTAGGATTTGGAAAGCTGCGCGTTACTCGCGTTAATAGCGACGTAATTAAACCGATAGAAGCGAAACTTACGATCAAATCTCCACAAATGCCCTCTGAAGAGAACGATCACTTGGAAAACAATGAAATGTACCGTACAAATTACACACCATTCGAAGGAAAAGAATTGGATCAAGCTAAGATGCTCGTATCAGAACTCATGAAGCCGGCTTCACCTACGGCCATCGACAAAGTAGTTAAGAGGAGTGGCAAGATTAAATCTATGAAAGCTTTAGAACAAGAAACACAATCGGAGCCAGTGAAACTTCACTCTACATCGACTCAAACTTTGCAGGAAGCGGAAAGGGACGCAGGAGAAAAGGAGAGCAAGAGTGAATGTGAATGCTGCGATTCTGTGTCTGAAGAGTTTTATCGGTACCGAAAGCGGGCATTGATGGCAATCGTTATTTGCCTGCTAATTATTACAATTTATCAACAATATCTCAGCTTTTAA